In Candidatus Omnitrophota bacterium, the DNA window AAAGTAAAAGAGGCTTTTAATGAACTCGAGAAGGTAGTAAAAGGCATAAGCAGGATAAAGAACGGGCGAAAGCGCAAAGAATCGGACCGGCTTAAGAGAAAGCGCCGGACGCTGGAATCAAGGCTGGGGCTTAAGTTTGACCAGCTTAGAGAGAAGATAAAGACAATAAAGCTGGAAGAGGCAAAATTCAACAAGGCAAAGAAATCGTTAGTAGCGGCCAACCTCCGCCTTGTGGTAAGTATAGCCAAAAAATACACTAATCGCGGCCTGTCATTCCTTGACCTTATCCAGGAAGGCAATATAGGGCTGATGAAGGCGGTGGACAAATTTGAATATAAAAGAGGATACAAATTCAGCACCTATGCCACATGGTGGATACGCCAGGCGATAACGCGTTCTATAGCGGATCAATCCAGGACCATAAGAATACCTGTTCATATGACAGAGACAATAAATAAACTGATAAGGACTTCCCGGCTTTTGGTGCAGGAGAACGGCAAAGAACCCACACCCGAAGAGATAGGACACGAGATGAGGATGTCGGTAGAGAAGGTGCGCGGTATCTTAAAGATAGCGCAGGAACCGATTTCTTTGCAGACGCCCATAGGCGACGAAGGCGATACTAAATTCGGCGATTTCATAGAAGATAAGCAGGCGGTTTCTCCGGCTAGCGCGACCGCTTATTCAATGCTTAAAGAACAGATGGGAGACGTCCTATCCACATTAACCGAGCGCGAAAAGAAGGTGCTGCGGCTCAGGTTTGGAATAGGCGACGGATACCCGAGGACGCTTGAAGAGGTGGGCAATATATTTAAAGTAACACGCGAAAGAGTGAGACAGATAGAAGCAAAGGCGCTGAGAAAGTTGAGGCATCCTACCAGGAGCAGGCGCCTTAGAAACTTTTTGGCATTAGGCATGGGCGAATAAAAAGAAATCCCTTGCCCTGCGGGGCTCGGGATCAATTCGACCTTACAACTTACGTTCGTTATCACTCCGTAAGTTGTGGTCTCATTGAGGAGCTATCATGAACAAGTCTTTACAGTGGAAAATAATCGGAATAGTGGCTATTATACTCTTTTCCTTATGGCTTATATGGCCGCCGCTTGCACTTAAGGATAAAGACGGCAATATACTTGAAAAAGGCAAGATAAATCTAGGCCTTGACCTCCAGGGAGGCATGCATGTCGTCCTCAGAGTGGACGCGTCCAAGCTTTCGGCTGAGGCAAAGAAAGATGCGCTGGACAGGGCCATAGAAGTAATACGCAATAGAATTGACCAATTCGGCGTAGGCGAGATGAGCATCCAGAAGCAGGGCAAGGACCGCATAATAGTGCAGCTTCCGGGCGTTACCGATAGAGACAGGGCCCTTGAGCTTATTGGCAAAACCGCCCACTTGGAATTCAAGCTCGTTTCAGACAATCAGGAAGATATAAAAAAGGCGGTTAATAACGAAGAAGTTCCCGGCTACGAATTGAAGTATTTTGATAAAGGCCAGGGCGGCCGCGAGCCGCTTCTTATAGCTAAAAATGCCTCGTTTACCGGTGATTTACTGGTGGACGCGAGAACTGAATTTAGCTCAAAAGGTTTCGGTGAGCCTTACGTATCGATCCGTTTAAATAACAAAGGCGCCGATATATTCGCCGGTGTTACAGCGGCTAATATCGGGAAAAGGCTTGCGATAGTGCTGGATGGAGAAATCCGCTCAGCACCCATGATACGCGAGACGATTCCTTCAGGGCAGGCGCAGATAACGGGTAGTTTTTCCGCCGATGAGGCAAACGATCTGGCAGTCGTGCTTCGGGCCGGCGCGCTGCCGGCGCCGGTTATAGTGGAGGAGGAGAGGACAGTCGGCCCGCTTCTCGGCGCGGATTCCATAAAAAGCGGCGTAAGGGCGACGCTCATAGGCGCTCTACTTGTATTTTTATTTATGATCTTCTATTACCGCATGGCAGGCGTAGTGGCGGACATAGCGCTCGGCATGAACCTTCTTTTTATATTGGCGTGCCTTTCGCTTTTTCACGGTACGCTTACTTTGCCGGGTATAGCAGGTTTGATCCTAACCATCGGTATGTCAGTAGACGCCAATATTCTAATATACGAAAGGATAAGAGAGGAATTGAATGCCGGCAAAGGTATTAAGTCGGCCATTGCTACCGGTTATAACCGGGCATTTTCCGCAATACTCGATTCAAACCTTACAACAATAGTCGCGGCGGCGCTCATATTTAAATTCGGCACGGGGCCTGTACGCGGCTTTGCCGTTACATTGACCATCGGTCTTTTGGCGAACCTCTTTACGGCCATAACTTGCACAAGGGCGATCTTTGAATTGCTTTATGAACAGTTTGGCCTTGCAAAACTTACCATGATGCAATTTTTCCATAAGACCAGTATAGATTTTATAAGTAAGCGCAAGATCTGCTATACAATTTCGGCCGTAATAATAATAGTGGGGCTCGTTACCTTCTTTGCGCGCGGAGAAAAGAACTTCGGCGTAGATTTCACGGGCGGCACGCTTGAACAGATCATGTTCCAAAAACCGGTCAAGGTAGACGAGATCAGAAGCGCGCTTAAGGAGATAGGATCCGGCAATGCGTCTATTCAGCAATACGGTAATCCAAGAGAAGTCATAATAAGGACACCCGATGACATCTCCAAAAATATCTCCGATGTATTTAAGCAGAGATTCAGCGACAATCCGTATCAGGTCATGAAAATAGAGACCGTAGGGCCGGCAGTCGGCAAGAACCTGAAGCAGAATGCGACTACGAGTTTAATTTTGGGGATTATGGGCATACTCGTTTACATAATGTTCAGGTTCAGCCTTAAATACGGCATCGCCGGCGTGGTGGCGCTTTTTCATGACGTTCTTATAGTGGTGGGCGCTCTTGCCCTGACCCGCAGGGAGTTTGACCTTACGATAGTGGCGGCGCTCTTAACTATAGCCGGTTATTCTATAAACGACACCATAGTCATTTTTGACAGGATCAGGGAAAACATGCGGCTTGTCAAAAAGGCCAATTTCACAGAAATAGTCAATATGAGCATCAACCAGACTTTTTCAAGGACCATACTTACTACGGCGGTGACGATGCTTGTTGTCATTGCTTTGCTGTTCTGGGGCGGGGAAGTGCTGAACAGTTTTGCATTCTGCCTTTGTGTCGGGATGATAGCGGGTGTTTACTCGACCATTTTTATTGCGAGCCCTCTCATAATATCGTGGCGTAAGCACGGATCTACAAAATAGGGTGAACAAATGTCTCACCAGATGGGGTACGAAAAAGGCGAAAAAGGGTCTTTTATAAGCGCCTTGACTAACGGCGTTCTTTTTATATTCAAGATGTTTGCCGGCGTAGTCGGGAATTCCAATGCTATGATAGCCGATGCGTTGGATACGCTGGGCGACGTCATGACCTCAACCGGCATGATAGTCGGCTTTAAAATCGCAAAACAACCGCCCGATGCCCATCATCCGTACGGCCATGGCCGCGCCGAATCCATAATAGCAAAACTGCTCGCAATATTTCTGCTTTTACTCGGAATTAAGGTTGCTTGCAATTCGGTTACTGCTATATACGAGGCCATTGCGCATGGTAGGACATATGTGCCGCAACAAATCGCGATGATCGCGGCCATCGTTTCTATCGTCGTGAAACTAGGGCTCTTCCAGTATCTGACTATCCTGAACAGGACATTATCCAGCACGAGTATCGCCGTCTATTCGTGGAATATCGCCTCCGACGTCTTTTCATCGTTTGTAGCGCTTATTGGCATAGCCGGAGCGCGGCTCGGTATGCCGCTTTTGGACCCGATCGCGGCGCTTATACTGTCTGTCTTAATAATAAGGATAGGGGTGGAGGCATTTCACAGGGCATATGATGAGCTTATGGATGCCGCGCCTTCCAAAGAAGTTATGAATGCCATAAGGAAGACAACCCTTTTTAATAAAAACGTCAAGGCGATCAAGGATGTCAAGGTCCGGAAGATGGGCCTTGAGCTCATAATAGATATGACTATAGATTTAGACAAGAGTATTTCTATCGAAAAAGGCCACGCGATAACCGACCAGGTCACCAAAGATATACTGAATAAGATCCCCGCGGCAAAGGAAGTTTTTATCCACGTAGAACCTTTCAAGGGAAAGAGATAAGATCCCGGCTGCTAATTACTGCGTAATACCCAATAATCAACCCCGTCATCTATCTTCATAAGATAAAGGCACCTGTTTGCGCGGGAGTCGCCACTTTTTATGCGCATGTAGAAGTCGTTGTAGAATTCGGGCGATTCGAGGTAGTAGCCGTGTTTATAGCTCGCGTGATTTATGGGGGTCACATCGACAAGAGCGATGCGGTCGGGGTCGAGGGACTTGAGGTACAGTATATCCTTGGATTCTTCAAGCTCGTCATGCTCTTTAACCGCCTGGCGGCCGAGCCGTTTTTCCTTATTGATTACACCGCTTATAAGGAGCGCTGTATCATCGGATGAGACATACGCTGTCAGTTTATCCGAGAACACGGCTATCTCGTCTTTGAACTGATTGTCAAATTCGTCTTCACCTACATCCGGTGCCGCGAATACCACATGGGTTATTTCCGGCTCAGCGTCAGAAAGGTCGCTGTGTTTATACATCTCGTCAAATGCATCGCAAACGACTTGACATCCGAGACTCGAGGCCTTTAACCAAAGATTCGCCGGTTTTACTTCGCGAATAATCTTTGCGAGCAGGTCGCCCAGATATGGCCCCGAACTTATCGCCAGCTTCTGAGCCTTTTTATATCCTGTAATGAGCGGGAATTGGTCTCCGGGCCAGTCAAAGAGTAAAACGGGCGTATTCACGTCTAACAGGTACGAAAAATACGCGGCCTTTATGGCCGTGGATTCAAAATCATCATTATAGCCAAAGACGATTACGAGCAAGGAATTATGCGGCGAATTCGCTACCACATCCTTCAGCTCCTGCATAAAGGCATCCTCATCGGTTTTTTGTACATCCTGTATCCCTATGACACCTTGGCGCTTAAGGCGGCGGGGGATCATCTTGCCTATTTTTATAGCCGGATTTATCTTTACCGCGACATCGCCGTATGTCACATGGCGAGCCAGCTCGCGATTAAAGTAGATGGATTCATCCTTCCGCTCTTTGAGATTGCGCGTTGTGGCATAAAATATGTTCATTATTCTGTAGCGGCCTTCGGTTTCGTACGAAATGCGCCTGTAGAGCTGTTTTGTGTAAGACGAAGAAGGTTTTGTGGGAAGATACGCGCATCCTGTCAAGAATGAAACGCAGCATATTGCCAGGACAAATGGTAAAAGCAGCGTGATTTTATTTCTGTATTTCGAGGGCATAAATTTATCCTATAAACTTATTATATCCCTCTAGCGTATGCGGCGCAAGTAAATAAAATGGCATACATTTAAGTAAAAATATCTTGGGGTTTCTTACTTTTCAAGGTATAATTGGCAAAAGGGCATAAATGGAAAGAGAATTAAAAAAAGAGTTAGGGCTCCTGGATATCTTCTGCGTAGCGACCGGCGCGATGATAAGTTCCGGCTTATTCATACTTCCGGGCCTAGCCTTCGCTATGGCCGGTCCGGCTGTCGTCATGTCTTATCTTATAGCGGCAATACTCTGCATTCCAACG includes these proteins:
- the secD gene encoding protein translocase subunit SecD, with protein sequence MNKSLQWKIIGIVAIILFSLWLIWPPLALKDKDGNILEKGKINLGLDLQGGMHVVLRVDASKLSAEAKKDALDRAIEVIRNRIDQFGVGEMSIQKQGKDRIIVQLPGVTDRDRALELIGKTAHLEFKLVSDNQEDIKKAVNNEEVPGYELKYFDKGQGGREPLLIAKNASFTGDLLVDARTEFSSKGFGEPYVSIRLNNKGADIFAGVTAANIGKRLAIVLDGEIRSAPMIRETIPSGQAQITGSFSADEANDLAVVLRAGALPAPVIVEEERTVGPLLGADSIKSGVRATLIGALLVFLFMIFYYRMAGVVADIALGMNLLFILACLSLFHGTLTLPGIAGLILTIGMSVDANILIYERIREELNAGKGIKSAIATGYNRAFSAILDSNLTTIVAAALIFKFGTGPVRGFAVTLTIGLLANLFTAITCTRAIFELLYEQFGLAKLTMMQFFHKTSIDFISKRKICYTISAVIIIVGLVTFFARGEKNFGVDFTGGTLEQIMFQKPVKVDEIRSALKEIGSGNASIQQYGNPREVIIRTPDDISKNISDVFKQRFSDNPYQVMKIETVGPAVGKNLKQNATTSLILGIMGILVYIMFRFSLKYGIAGVVALFHDVLIVVGALALTRREFDLTIVAALLTIAGYSINDTIVIFDRIRENMRLVKKANFTEIVNMSINQTFSRTILTTAVTMLVVIALLFWGGEVLNSFAFCLCVGMIAGVYSTIFIASPLIISWRKHGSTK
- a CDS encoding cation diffusion facilitator family transporter, which codes for MSHQMGYEKGEKGSFISALTNGVLFIFKMFAGVVGNSNAMIADALDTLGDVMTSTGMIVGFKIAKQPPDAHHPYGHGRAESIIAKLLAIFLLLLGIKVACNSVTAIYEAIAHGRTYVPQQIAMIAAIVSIVVKLGLFQYLTILNRTLSSTSIAVYSWNIASDVFSSFVALIGIAGARLGMPLLDPIAALILSVLIIRIGVEAFHRAYDELMDAAPSKEVMNAIRKTTLFNKNVKAIKDVKVRKMGLELIIDMTIDLDKSISIEKGHAITDQVTKDILNKIPAAKEVFIHVEPFKGKR
- the rpoD gene encoding RNA polymerase sigma factor RpoD, with product MQPKKKAAKKKEAHVPRVKTKPETKRPRGRTKDFDKEMQRLIDAGKEKGYLTYDEINAILPEDVFSPEQIDNMFVKLHDENIKVVDSEEDVSEEESRDEEKATEEKAESEAVAEEERMSHMGDPVRMYLRQMGQIPLLTREEEIKLAKEIEVTEESFRKSVLDTKIAKEAALELIKEIKAEKFNFEDVMNIDIKSRKGNLLKRLAAVERRLKNTERSRSILAAILELKLVGSVVEEISKKVKEAFNELEKVVKGISRIKNGRKRKESDRLKRKRRTLESRLGLKFDQLREKIKTIKLEEAKFNKAKKSLVAANLRLVVSIAKKYTNRGLSFLDLIQEGNIGLMKAVDKFEYKRGYKFSTYATWWIRQAITRSIADQSRTIRIPVHMTETINKLIRTSRLLVQENGKEPTPEEIGHEMRMSVEKVRGILKIAQEPISLQTPIGDEGDTKFGDFIEDKQAVSPASATAYSMLKEQMGDVLSTLTEREKKVLRLRFGIGDGYPRTLEEVGNIFKVTRERVRQIEAKALRKLRHPTRSRRLRNFLALGMGE
- a CDS encoding alpha/beta hydrolase codes for the protein MPSKYRNKITLLLPFVLAICCVSFLTGCAYLPTKPSSSYTKQLYRRISYETEGRYRIMNIFYATTRNLKERKDESIYFNRELARHVTYGDVAVKINPAIKIGKMIPRRLKRQGVIGIQDVQKTDEDAFMQELKDVVANSPHNSLLVIVFGYNDDFESTAIKAAYFSYLLDVNTPVLLFDWPGDQFPLITGYKKAQKLAISSGPYLGDLLAKIIREVKPANLWLKASSLGCQVVCDAFDEMYKHSDLSDAEPEITHVVFAAPDVGEDEFDNQFKDEIAVFSDKLTAYVSSDDTALLISGVINKEKRLGRQAVKEHDELEESKDILYLKSLDPDRIALVDVTPINHASYKHGYYLESPEFYNDFYMRIKSGDSRANRCLYLMKIDDGVDYWVLRSN